A genomic segment from Syntrophotalea acetylenivorans encodes:
- a CDS encoding NADH-ubiquinone oxidoreductase-F iron-sulfur binding region domain-containing protein, with the protein MAEKKQLRIATRNSGFIDPENIDSYIAAGGYLGLAKCLGEMTPDQVIETMKASGIRGRGGAGFPTGVKWGFASKYASDDKYVVCNADEGDPGAFMDRAILEGDPHSVLEAMAIGAYAIGGNKGTIYIRAEYPMAIERLKIAIKQAEEKGVIGKNIMGTDFSFDLDIKYGAGAFVCGEETALINSMEGNRGEPYTKPPFPAEAGYWDKPTIVNNVETLASIPAIIVKGAEWFNGIGTETSKGTKVFALAGKINNVGLIEVPMGITLQEVIMEVGGGVRDGKEFKAVQTGGPSGGALTYKDLDVKIDYESLVACQSMMGSGGMIVMDQDDCMVSIAKFFVEFTMEETCGKCTPCRIGSKRIYEALDKITMGQGSLEDIEKLKQMSNAIKDTALCGLGQTMPNPVLSTMRVFEDEYTAHVVDKKCPAGVCSDLLEFVVVDDKCVGCTLCKRVCPVDCISGNAKEIHVIDQAACIKCGACLDKCKFDAIIKQ; encoded by the coding sequence ATGGCAGAGAAAAAGCAACTTAGAATAGCCACCAGGAACTCCGGATTTATCGATCCGGAAAACATTGATTCCTATATTGCCGCTGGCGGATACCTTGGCCTGGCCAAGTGCCTCGGCGAGATGACCCCTGATCAGGTTATCGAAACCATGAAGGCTTCCGGCATCCGCGGCCGTGGTGGTGCAGGTTTCCCCACCGGCGTTAAGTGGGGCTTCGCTTCCAAGTACGCCAGCGACGACAAATACGTGGTCTGCAACGCGGATGAAGGCGATCCCGGTGCATTTATGGACCGCGCTATTCTCGAAGGCGACCCGCACAGCGTGCTTGAGGCTATGGCCATTGGCGCTTACGCCATCGGCGGCAACAAGGGCACCATCTACATCCGTGCTGAGTACCCTATGGCCATTGAGCGTCTGAAGATCGCCATCAAGCAGGCTGAAGAAAAAGGCGTGATCGGCAAGAACATTATGGGCACCGACTTCTCTTTCGACCTCGACATCAAATACGGCGCAGGCGCCTTTGTTTGTGGCGAAGAGACCGCCCTGATCAACTCCATGGAAGGTAACCGCGGCGAGCCTTACACCAAGCCTCCTTTCCCCGCCGAAGCCGGTTACTGGGACAAGCCGACCATCGTTAACAACGTTGAAACCCTGGCCAGCATCCCGGCCATCATCGTCAAGGGCGCCGAGTGGTTCAACGGCATCGGCACCGAGACCTCCAAGGGTACCAAGGTTTTCGCACTGGCCGGTAAGATCAACAACGTTGGTCTGATCGAAGTTCCCATGGGCATCACCCTGCAAGAAGTTATCATGGAAGTTGGCGGCGGCGTGCGTGACGGCAAGGAGTTTAAAGCCGTTCAGACCGGTGGTCCTTCCGGTGGCGCACTGACCTACAAAGACCTCGACGTCAAGATCGACTACGAGAGCCTGGTTGCTTGCCAGTCGATGATGGGTTCCGGCGGCATGATCGTTATGGACCAAGACGATTGCATGGTTTCCATCGCCAAGTTCTTCGTTGAATTTACCATGGAAGAGACCTGCGGCAAATGTACGCCTTGCCGGATCGGCTCCAAGCGTATCTACGAAGCCCTCGACAAGATCACCATGGGTCAGGGTTCCCTTGAAGATATCGAGAAGCTGAAGCAAATGTCCAATGCTATCAAGGACACTGCTCTTTGCGGCTTGGGCCAGACCATGCCTAACCCGGTTCTGTCTACCATGCGCGTCTTTGAAGATGAGTACACCGCGCACGTTGTAGACAAGAAGTGCCCGGCTGGCGTTTGCTCCGACTTGCTCGAGTTCGTCGTGGTTGATGACAAGTGCGTGGGTTGTACTCTGTGTAAGAGAGTCTGCCCGGTTGACTGCATCAGCGGCAATGCCAAGGAAATTCACGTCATCGATCAGGCCGCTTGCATCAAGTGTGGTGCCTGTCTCGACAAGTGTAAGTTCGACGCCATCATCAAACAGTAA
- a CDS encoding NADH-dependent [FeFe] hydrogenase, group A6 codes for MSMMNITIDGKATQVPAGSKILDAAQKLDINVPTLCYLNLDVMKYNNMAASCRVCVVEVEGRRNLAPACATPVMDGMVVKTNTLRVLLARKTVLELLLSDHPKDCLVCAKSGDCELQDLAEAFGIREISVPGAMSTYRQDVSASIIRDMDKCVMCRRCETMCNDIQSCGVLSGVNRGFDAVVAPAFEMNLEDSVCTNCGQCTQVCPVGALVEHDHTWKVIDALADPEKVTVVQVAPAVRAALGEACGMEPGQSFTGKMAASLRMLGFDHVFDTDFAADLTIMEEGSEFLDRLQKFLDGDKNVKMPIMTSCCPGWVKFFEHQFPDMLDVPSTAKSPQQMFGAIAKSYYAEVLGIPREKMVVVSVMPCLAKKYEAARPEFAVDGNPDVDIVISSRELGRLIKTMNIDFAQLPEEDFDNPLGYSTGAAPIFGNSGGVMEAALRTAYELATGETLPAVEFEAVRTLTGVKTADIQVGPHTLKVGVASGLGNARELLEMVQKGEEQFHVIEIMACPGGCIGGGGQPYHHGDMEILKKRNAVLYAEDAGKPERKSHENPYIVELYEKFLGKPLSEKAHHLLHTHYFKRQQL; via the coding sequence ATGTCTATGATGAATATAACCATCGACGGGAAAGCCACCCAGGTACCGGCTGGCAGCAAGATTCTTGATGCCGCTCAGAAGTTGGACATCAACGTTCCGACTCTGTGCTACCTGAACCTGGACGTCATGAAATACAACAATATGGCCGCTTCCTGCCGCGTTTGCGTGGTTGAAGTTGAAGGTCGCCGCAACCTGGCACCTGCCTGCGCCACTCCGGTCATGGACGGTATGGTCGTTAAGACCAACACCCTCCGCGTACTGCTGGCTCGTAAGACCGTTCTCGAGCTGCTGCTTTCTGACCACCCCAAGGACTGCCTGGTTTGCGCCAAGTCCGGTGATTGTGAACTCCAGGATCTCGCCGAAGCTTTCGGTATCCGTGAGATCAGCGTTCCGGGCGCCATGTCCACCTATCGCCAGGATGTATCCGCTTCCATCATCCGCGACATGGACAAATGCGTAATGTGCCGTCGTTGCGAAACCATGTGCAACGACATTCAGTCCTGCGGCGTACTGTCCGGTGTTAACCGCGGTTTCGACGCCGTTGTTGCTCCGGCCTTCGAAATGAACCTCGAAGACTCCGTCTGCACCAACTGTGGTCAGTGTACTCAGGTTTGCCCTGTAGGCGCCCTGGTTGAGCATGACCACACCTGGAAAGTCATCGACGCTCTGGCTGATCCCGAAAAGGTCACCGTTGTTCAGGTAGCCCCTGCTGTTCGCGCCGCTCTCGGCGAAGCTTGCGGCATGGAGCCTGGCCAGTCCTTCACCGGTAAGATGGCAGCTTCCTTGCGTATGCTCGGCTTCGATCATGTTTTCGATACCGACTTCGCTGCTGACCTGACCATCATGGAAGAGGGTTCCGAATTCCTCGACCGTCTGCAGAAGTTCCTGGATGGCGACAAGAACGTTAAAATGCCCATCATGACCTCTTGCTGCCCCGGCTGGGTTAAGTTCTTCGAGCATCAGTTCCCTGACATGCTTGACGTTCCTTCTACCGCCAAGTCTCCTCAGCAGATGTTCGGTGCCATCGCTAAGAGCTACTACGCTGAAGTTCTCGGCATCCCCCGCGAGAAGATGGTTGTAGTTTCGGTTATGCCTTGCCTCGCTAAGAAATACGAAGCCGCCCGTCCCGAGTTTGCCGTTGATGGCAATCCCGACGTCGACATCGTCATTTCTTCCCGTGAGCTCGGTCGCCTGATCAAGACCATGAACATCGACTTCGCTCAGCTCCCCGAAGAAGATTTCGACAATCCTCTCGGCTACTCCACCGGTGCTGCTCCGATCTTCGGTAACTCCGGCGGCGTTATGGAAGCTGCTCTGCGTACCGCTTACGAACTGGCCACCGGCGAAACTTTGCCGGCTGTTGAGTTCGAAGCCGTTCGTACCCTGACCGGTGTTAAGACTGCTGACATTCAGGTAGGTCCTCACACCCTTAAGGTCGGTGTTGCTTCCGGTCTCGGCAACGCTCGTGAGTTGCTGGAAATGGTTCAAAAAGGCGAAGAGCAATTCCACGTCATCGAAATCATGGCCTGCCCCGGCGGCTGTATCGGCGGCGGCGGTCAGCCCTACCACCACGGCGACATGGAAATCCTCAAGAAGCGTAACGCAGTTCTCTACGCTGAAGATGCGGGCAAGCCCGAGCGCAAGTCCCACGAAAACCCCTACATCGTTGAGTTGTACGAGAAGTTCCTCGGCAAGCCTCTCAGCGAGAAGGCGCATCACCTGCTGCACACCCACTACTTCAAGCGTCAGCAGCTGTAG
- the hydE gene encoding [FeFe] hydrogenase H-cluster radical SAM maturase HydE: MTFIHTPPDKQSILRWLLSEDPAEIAELWALADATRKKYVGDQVHLRGLVEVSNRCERNCLYCGIRADNRELQRYLMLSDEILACAHKAVEVGFGTLVLQAGEDSSIEAQWLADIIRQVKEETDLAITLSLGERSDEDYQLWHAAGADRCLLRFETGNRELFDRIHPPLAGQSSDRLAILARLREIGYEIGSGVMIGIPGQSYESLADDIDRFRSLDLDMIGVGPYIPHPDTPLAGIGNRWDLPKGEQVINSVELGYRVIALARLVCPQANIPSTTALATLDGPVGRELGLQRGANIVMPNLTPLKYRQMYEIYPAKAASTEDAEQSCAAALRQIRALGRTVGTGRGDSPNLHKSI; this comes from the coding sequence ATGACTTTTATTCATACCCCCCCAGATAAACAGTCCATTTTACGTTGGTTGCTTAGCGAAGATCCTGCAGAAATTGCTGAGCTTTGGGCCTTGGCCGATGCGACCCGTAAAAAATATGTCGGAGACCAGGTTCATTTGCGCGGCCTGGTAGAGGTTTCCAATCGCTGCGAAAGAAATTGTCTTTATTGTGGTATCCGTGCAGACAATCGTGAGTTACAGCGTTACTTGATGCTTTCCGACGAAATCCTCGCTTGCGCTCATAAGGCTGTGGAAGTCGGTTTTGGGACCCTGGTTTTGCAGGCCGGCGAAGACTCCTCTATCGAGGCCCAGTGGTTAGCTGACATTATTCGCCAGGTTAAAGAGGAGACCGATCTGGCTATCACCCTCAGCCTCGGGGAGCGCTCGGATGAAGATTATCAGCTCTGGCATGCTGCCGGTGCTGATCGCTGTTTGCTTCGTTTTGAGACGGGTAATCGTGAATTGTTCGATCGTATTCATCCGCCCTTGGCCGGACAATCCAGTGATCGATTGGCTATCCTCGCAAGACTTCGTGAAATTGGTTATGAGATTGGCAGTGGTGTAATGATAGGTATCCCCGGCCAGAGTTATGAGTCTCTAGCGGATGACATTGATCGGTTCCGGTCACTGGACCTCGATATGATTGGGGTCGGACCATACATTCCTCATCCTGATACGCCCCTTGCCGGTATCGGAAATCGCTGGGACTTGCCCAAAGGCGAGCAGGTGATTAATTCTGTGGAGTTAGGTTACAGGGTCATTGCCCTTGCACGGTTGGTCTGTCCTCAGGCTAATATCCCCAGCACAACAGCGCTTGCCACTTTAGATGGCCCTGTTGGGCGGGAACTTGGATTGCAAAGGGGAGCCAATATCGTGATGCCTAATCTTACGCCCCTGAAATATCGTCAAATGTATGAAATATATCCTGCTAAAGCGGCTAGTACCGAAGACGCCGAGCAGAGTTGCGCCGCTGCTCTACGTCAAATACGTGCCCTTGGGCGTACGGTAGGTACTGGCCGGGGCGACTCGCCCAACCTGCATAAATCTATTTAA